The genomic segment ATATCTAACCTCCTataggtgaccactcacttcaaagtcctgTAACTTaggaaataattggaatattctcgtcgaacaaaaaataaatagttcaaCAGAGTGTTCCCGACAAATGTTCTTAAGGGTTCAAGTCAATTTAGGGTCTCTTAGAAGGGTGCGTGACCCCCAAAAGGTGActactcacttcaaagtcctgtaacttaataaataattggaatattcttatgaaacataGAGTGGAATGTTTAGAAGAGggttttctacatttttttgaaGGTTAAACTTTTTAAAGATATTGGCTCTTTTAAGTGACGATGCCTAAAAATGATCATCATCATTAGCCGAAATTTTTGACCTTCATCATTCAGAGAACactataattatatacatataattggtatgtatatatattatatataaaaaaaaccgaGTTTACAGGTATTCCGTGTTGGTATTAATACAGCGGTGGCTTGGTTTGCCTTCGGTTGGTTTGAACTGGTACGATCTGGTTATGCTTTGGTGTAACCCAGAGATACCAGTCTAAAATATGGTTGTTATTCTTTAACACTCATCCACTCGACTTATTTTGTAGCATTTGTGTTTAGAATTTGGTTTTTCCTCATGGTTAAATCGGTCGGTGGACACGTGGAAGACTTTTAATTCGATTGGTGCGTgggattaaattttatttaatggaaaCCCCCATAATAGACATCGCTACATAACAAGGCTgatatattaaagatttttgccTGTATTAAATTAAACCCTTCACAAAATTTTTagagaatattcttctgaatatttcgctttttgtttcatgaaaatatcctcagtagtttttaagttatcggactttaaagtaaattttaggGTCCTTGAGAGTCCCATAGATAAAAAAGTCCTTTATTTCTGAAACTTCTTCTCGGATCATTTTGAGCtgtgaataatatttttagagaaTATTATTCTGAATaacatgctttttgtttcatgcgAATATTCCAGTTCATTTTTAAggtattggactttgaagttgACCTATTGGTTTTTAAGAATCTCATAGTAAAAAAGTCCTTTGTTTCTGAAACTTCTTCTCGGGTCATTTTAAActcttaataacatttaaagagAATATTCCAATAAGTTTACgagatttttgacttttaattgACAATTACCTTTCTTAGACCATAAAAGCCTGATTGTCTCTCTTCGTTCAACAAGCATATTCCAACAAATGTGTGACAAAGAGACCTGTCTGTATACATTGAAAATTCCAATACAAAACCCAGCAAACGAGAGATAATCAATTTTTCGGAAGGACGTAATCGGTTTTCCATTAAAAATGGGAAATTGCCCCCCGTTCGAATGATAAATCTTGTTTGACACACACGTTAAATTAATTAACGTGCATAATTACCGctcgaaattaattaaaaacatcgAATAATAAGGAAATGTTCATTTTCAGGCTTATCACTGATCATCATTCTTATATCGGCGGTGGTGTGCGTCATCACGACGTTGTCTCTCTCGGCCATATGTACCAACGGAGAAGTCAAAGGAGGTAAGACCCGTTCCGTTCAGTACGCCATCCGTCCCATAGTTCGTTTATGCGTTCAGTCATCCATCCGACCTAATTTACATGAAATTCGCCATTTCCAGGTGGGATCTACTACATCATATCCAGATCGTTGGGTCCAGAGTTCGGTGCATCGGTAGGCATAGTGTTCGCATTCGCCAACGCGGTTTCCGCCTCCATGAACACCATCGGCTTCTGTAACTCATTGAGCGCCTTATTGAGGATCTACGGGTATTCGATGTTCGGCAGCGATATTAACGATGCCAGGGTAATCGGTAAGTTTTACCTTATAAAACTTACCCTCATATATTACctcattttttctatatatatagGTACAGTGGCCACCTTGGTAATGATAGCGATCTGTGCCATAGGAATGGAATGGGAGAGTAAAGCCCAAAATTTTCTTATAGCGATAATTGTGGCTGCCATGGCGGATTTTCTAGTCGGTACCATCATGGGACCCACCACCGAGTTACAACAGGCCCAAGGGTTTACCGGGTTTAATGGTAAGTTGGTTTTTATTTGAGCATATTGAGGTAGAATGTATTTTTGAGGATAACTTGAAAGCCTTGGATTCTTGAGGGTAAGATCACCATTCTAGGTCTAGGATTTAGGTAGTTAGGGCCTTTTGAAGTCCGGTTGTTTGATGGACATTTTTAAGGATAACTGGGGaaatactcaaaatattttcattcaCACCAGTTTAGAGGCATTATTAAGGTtcgatttgagggtaaaaacttCATTCTGAGCTGAGTTTTGGTTGCAGCATTATTTTTGCTAAATTCCTcaaaaaaacttggaaaatatttttatgaaatcatTGGGATGTTCTTAAAAGGGTTTAAGTCAAAGAAAGGATAATTCttgccaaatatttttataggtgAACGATTCTTGTTGAggtcaaaaacttttaaaagccATCATAATTGAGCTTTCTGAAGCGAATATTGCGCAacattaagatttttattatttggtacACATTTTTGGCCATAACTTGGAACTGCCTTGGAATACTTTCACAATTTGTTCACACTTATATACCAGGACTCCTGAGGATAAACTTAAGGGTTAAAACATGATTCAAGATTAAAAATTTGGGTCGTTAGGACAGTTTTGGGGCGTATTTTTGTGTTAGTTTTTTCACTTTCTTTGAGAATATTTTCacgaaataattggaatatttttaaatgccatATTCTTATCAAACAGTGAACGATTCTTGTAGCTcaaatttttttcagttatagACAATTACGTCATGCGTCAGGTTTTCAGACGTAAATTAGAACATCGAGAATTCGAAACTTTACTGGACTGGTTTTTGACTACAACTTGGGAAtcactcaaaatattttcataatttctttacGCCACTATAGAGAAACTGTTGAGGttggatttataaattaaactcatccattcaataaaatcatttattaaactAAGCATAGGTATAAGCGTCTACTAAACGTTACAAGTGCTTTGCTTGCAAAAGGACATAatgaccaaaactaaaaatacgtttttcttaACACAACCAAAGGATACTATATAGTATATTCTGTAAATCAGTTGTATATATAATTCTGTAATAGTATATTCTGCAAACTTTGACACATAAGTTAATATAATTGACAGTTCCCACCATCCATTAAACTATAGAGTCGACTCTAGCTATAGTTTGTCTTAATAGTGTCAACTGCCTACACCTGTAGATAAGAGTACTTAGTGCTATATTTGAACAGATTTGAGGGTACAAACATCATTTTGGTGCAAAGATTTAGGAATTTAAGGCTGTTTTGGTCGCagcataatttttgttaaacttatgaaaaaaaaaatcactttctTTGGAAGtattttcttgaaataattggaatattcttaaaagagcTTCGCCCCAACAATGAGTAACTCTACTCTGAATTTTGTTGGTTGAGGTCCAAGAGTCATCAAATTTGAGGTTTTCAGACGTGAATTTGAACATCGAGAGTTCGATTCTTTAATGGACATTTTTGAGAATAACTTGGGAGCTACTCAAAATATTGCCATAATTTCTTTACACCTCTATAGAGGGATTCTTAAGGTTGGATTGGGGTCAAAACACGATCAAGGATTTAGTTAGTTAGGgtacttttgtatttttagcaACCGTTTGGCAGCAAAACTGGTACCCAGAATACCGGAAATGGAACGGTCAGGAGTACGATTTCTTCCAAGTGTTCGCCATTTTTTTCCCATCTGTGACCGGGATCCAGGCCGGAGCGAATATTTCCGGAGACCTAAAGGTAAGAAACCCTTACTGAgggacaatttattaaataaagtcgtTTAGGATCCGGCTTCGGCGATACCCAAAGGTACTCTGCTCTCCCTTCTGATTACCATGACGTCTTATGCTGTTTTCATGTTGTTCGCCGGAGGGGCGGCCATAAGGGATGCCAGCGGTAACATTACCGACCTTCATTCCGGTAATCTGACCGGTTGCGTTAACTTCGAGAATCCTGAAGATGGATGCAAGTATGGGATATTCAGCAGTGATCAGGTAAGACGTTCGGCCATCCAAGAACGACCATCCCAAACCATTTTACTTTCCAGATGATGACAATCATGTCGGCCTGGTGGCCCCTCATCTACGCCGGCTGCTGGGCAGCATGCTTAAGCACAGCATTGACCAACTTACTTTCAGTACCCAGACTAATCCAAGCCTTGGGCATCGACCAAATTTATCCGGGGCTAATATTCTTTTCCAAGGGTTATGGTAAGCATGGCGAGCCCTATAGGGGATACTTACTAACCTTCTTGGTGGCAGAAGCGTTTTTGCTTATCGGtaagttatttaatttcattgtaCTGTTTGCTTGATCAATTGGATTTTGCAGGGGAATTAAACGACATTGCCAAGCTGATTTCTAACTTTTATTTGGCCTCGTATGCGTTGATCAATTTTTGCACTTTTCATGCCGCCCTGGTGAAACCGTTGGGCTGGAGGCCCACTTTTAAGGTAACAATTCCAGAAATAACCCTCTCAGGGGTGCTAAAAAcgtccttttatttttaagtactATAACACTTGGCTCAGCTTGTTCGGGTTCATTGCTTGCGTGGTAATCATGTTCTTGATTAACTGGATCACTTCTTTGATCACATTCATCGTGATTCTTGGATTGTATTTGGTGGTGGTTTACAGGAATCCAGGTAACGTAAGGAACATTAATTAAAGAGAAGGGTGTTTGTCTCATATAAGATGTTTCAGATGTAAACTGGGGGTCTTCGACTCAGGCCCAAACCTACAAAACCGCCCTTTTGACCGCTCAAAAGTTGATAAACGTCGGCGAGCACGTGAAGAACTACAAGCCGCAAGTGCTGGTGCTCTGCGGACGCCCCAAGCATCGACCCTCTCTTATGGATTTCGCCAATTTGGTCACCAAGAATCATTCCCTGTTGATTGTCGGGGACATAATTGAGGTTCAGCCCTCCTCCCCTATATGCAATAGATTAATTTAACGGATTTTCTGTGGTTCTAGGAAAGCATGAACCACAAGCAAAGATCCCAAAGGGTCGCAGATGGATACGCTTTcctaaaaagtaacaaaattaagGCGTTTTACGCAGTCGTGGACAATATGGAGTTCGAGACAGGCGCTACGGGGTTAATGCAAATGTCCGGCATTGGAAAACTCACCCCCAATGTTCTTATGATGGGTTATAAGAATGAATGGACTGGATGTTCTGACGAGCAACTTCTCGCCTATTTTAATATCTTACAGTAAGTGTTGTGtggtgaaatttaaaaattttgctcaGAAGAGAGAcagattttacattttatgcCTTAAAATAACTTACGTATTGTTATCCTAAAAGTTGCTTGCGGTGGCTTGCCAGCCTCTTCTTGGTTCAACTGTTCCTACAAGTATTCTGCAAGGTGTAAGCAATATAATAAGGATGTCAACATCACATGAAATAATACGCCAATGTGGCATGTTCGAGTGTTACTATGATACTAATTCCTTCTTGCGCCTAATATACGAAgcagtttttggtgaaatttgcgGAGCAGAATACAATaggatttttatgaaaaattgtcTTATATGAGTAAATACTATCATATTGATAAATGCCTGGTATTTGGTtgatttccaaataaaaaaaaacgcaacAATAAGTAATTCGGTAAATAATTTCAGTGCTTCAGGCTGTTAAAGGTGATATTTGGTTTCATTACTAAATCTTCCATTCaaccataattttttcactatcccaggcagttgagcctTACATACATCGAGGTTTGCGTTCAGTTTTAAACTGCCTCGAATTAATATTAGTTTAAAGGTCTTAAGTAGCTGAACCCATGAGAGACGTgaagcatcatttcatagcgatcgtcaatgattcttGGGTGTGAGATAGATTTAAAGttcaaaaagttgataaaaagtgcattttgtTGGTTTCTACCACATTTCAAGGTCCAGGAACACCTGGAATCATCTCGAAATTTCTTCACTTTTCTTACATAGTTGTAGTTGAACCCTCTAGAGGCGTAAAgcatcattttatagcgatcgtcaagaGTTTATGAGTCTCAGATGGGTCTAAATGTCAAAaggtgggtaaaaagtgcatttttttaatttctgccGTATTTCATGGTTTAGAAACGctttgaatcatcttgaaagtTCACTTTTCTCAAGTAATCAAACCCACTTGAGACGTGAAGCagcatttcatagcgatcgtcaaggattcataGGTTTCAGATGGGCTTAAAGATCAAACAGTGagtaaaaagtgaatttttttgagattctaccgcatttcatggtccaggcacgcctggaatcattttgaaatatcagttttcttaagtagttgaagccactagagacgtaaagcatGATTTCCtagtgatcgtcaaagattcttAGGTCTCAGATGGGCTTAAAGGTCAAAcagtgggtaaaaagtccattttttcgGTTTCTACCGCAGTTCATAGTTCGGTTttcctctttttatttttcgcttcttattcaaattaaatctcTCTCACCTCTTACACCTGTCATAGTATCCATTCCTTGATCCCCATGTCCACAAATCCTGCTTCATTAATTAATCCAGTGTCTTATTTCCTAGGTCCTTTGGTCATAACTTTCCATAATATTAAATAGATCTTTCCGAGGAAACATGACGTCTTCACAAACAATTGATTTCTATTGACGAAAACAAAggaaacacaaagtcacggtcacACAACATATAATcacaggctacacgtgtttcactCTATCTAAaccatcatcaggcctttaaaaTCATACACAAACTTGCAATACAGAAACTAGCTAGAACGTAACAGGTGTAGCCTGTGattatatgttgtgagaccgtgactttggtttttttttgttttcgttaaTTCTCGCCTCTTGGAGAAGAatggataagatttttgtaattaataatgctgtataacttataataataataataatttattagcaGAAAATGAATAGTACACAGTTTCATATTACATATCATACAATATTTCTCTACCCATTACTAAAGTGACAAATTCAAGTCAATACTAGCATAAAAATACCCAAGAACAATAACAAAATCCACCCAAATATACGTTGAATTAGGTCCACAACCAATATAATTCACCAATCTGCTAACTATTTGGTgcacaattatatttaaaatattgtgtgTGCACCTAACCACGTGTAATATGATTGATACGATCCCTCCGTCACAATTGCATATTTCAGTGCTGCATTTGACCATCACCTGGCCGTAGCGATTCTAAGAGTACAAGGGGGACTAGACTACAGCAGCCTCACAGATATCGATGATTACAACTCCGAAAACTCGATGACACCGTCAAATCCTCGAATGAGTTCCCTGAGGACGTCACCGTCGAGTAACTTGATGATGCATTCGGATTCAAATCTGAGCTTAGAAGTGGCGGTAACGGAAGAAAGCGGTGAAAATGCTACCAAAGAGACGCGAATGGTCAATATCGATGATGCGACAAACGAGGATACAGCGTTAAGCGAcaaagagaagaagaaaaaagcCGCCTCTGTTAAATTGGAGGTGGTGTTGGGGATGTCCAATGAAGAGTTGCTGCATGTAGAAGATATGAACATATTCAGAAGAAAACAAGGAAAAGGGTAACGGTATAACCTTGAGTCGTAGTTTCAATTTAAATACTGTAGTAATTATGAAGGTTCATTGACGTTTATTGGCTCTACGACGATGGCGGCCTGACCATGCTGCTCCCATACATCATATCCACCAGGAAGGATTGGTCCAGTTGCAAATTAAGAGTCTACGGACTGGCCAGCAACAAAAATGATTTGGCCCTGGAGGAGCGAAAGTATGAGGTTAAGACTTGGTTAAATCACTATTTAAATGACGATTTTTAGTATGGCTCATCTACTGACCAAATTTCGATTGAACTATGCGGCCCTTAAAATGATTTCGGTGAACGATAAACCCAAGCAGGAAACCATCGATctgtttaataatattgtagAAGAATTCAGGAAAAAAGAGCACACTAATGGTAAATAGGGTTTTGAACAGGGAATTATTTCGGTTTAAATATTGACGTTTTAGAATGCCAGATAACAGATGCAGAGTTGAGTAATTTCCAAGAGAAAACTCATCGACAGCTGAGGCTAAGAGAATTAATGTTAGAAAATTCCAATGATGCCAACTTAATTGTTATGTAAGTACTGGAATGAATCCTGATATATCAGACAACCCACTAAATATAATTGAATACACTTACCATTTTCAGGTCTCTACCGATGCCTAGAAAAGGCAGCATTTCTGCACCACTCTACATGTCCTGGCTAGAGGTTTTATCCAAAGACATGCCCCCCTTCCTGTTGATCAGGGGTAACCAGCAATCAGTCCTGACCTATTACTCttaaacagtatttttttttgtacaaagtTTACCCTACAGTGGTAATAAGGCACTGTAGTCTTTAAGAATAGatatgttgtttttatttttctaattttttaaaattatatatatactcAAATTGTGTACCTTAAACCGTGgaaagtattttaatataatgtatGAATACATACTTACTACATTATTGTGCAATAAGTTGTTTGTATTAATTGGACGAGTTGTAATGCATCCATAGGCTTATTTAACAATTTGTTAGTTGATTTAAATAtacttcattttatttatagctaggattttattatttctttgtaAAATAGACATACTTGATACagtaattacaataaattaaatactttaccTCTAAGGCATTTGTTGCTAAATGTTTTATCCAGAATTCTTGTGTTCACCTTCCAATCTTTGTACTAAATATTGAACTGAAATGTGAAATGTTCTCTGTATTTCATTATATTAAATCAAATGTAATATAAAAacgtattaaaatattaaaaattaagccTTCATCTCAAGATACATATTATTTACGTAacataacctacaaaaaaacCTGTCACTTTGACAAGTGACTTGACATTTATGACAAAACCCTATGATATGAAAGACCTTGAAGatgcaaattaatttaatttatctgaTTTAATTTCTTAGCCATacggtattttataaataactaaaattattttgtagattattttaaaaaaatataatttacagttaAAATACAGGGAATACGCACAGaaagtaatatattaaaaaagctgACTCTATGGCGTTGAATAGTCGAAGGTCTGTGAGTTATTATCAAATATAAGCTCCACGAATATCATAtaggataattttttaataattaactgaTATTTAAAGCCTACCTAACACTCTTATTACCGAAAAATCATCAATTGCACTCAATGACCTTTATAAATCCGCAGAAATTTAACCTGCGTGATCCTAACTAGCGATGAAATCAGGAACGTAGCATATATCGTTTCTAAGCAAACTATTTAAAATCCGctgatatttttaatgattataaGGTTACTGGTTTTATtgcacaaaaattttgaaaatctctTAGAAATTTCAGGCGCTACGAGCATTATaatgattaaataacagcgggcgcggactataaacgggttgctggcaaacgacatatacTGCGTTCTCAATTTTGACAACCGATCGGACGCTACTTCACACAACACACATACATAAACAAAATACTTGTCTTTtgcaaatttatgttttttcacaTATTTTGCTGTCTCAGTAGGTCATAAATcgattaaattacattaaaagatGGCGGGAGTAGACGTAATCGTGGAAGAAAAGAAAGAAGACTCCGTGGATCGTCAAAAGGTagctaaaataaataacataacctTGTTTTCGTTTAAAACCCCTTTTAGATCTGCCCATTTTTACTGAGAGTGTTTGTCTCCTCCACCGGTCAACACCACAAACAAACGGAATACCATAGGGGCAACACACCTAACAACGAACTGCAAATTTACACTTGGAAAGATGCCACTTTGCATGAACTCACCCAGTTGGTGAAGGAAGTGAACCCCGAGGCGAGACGGAAGGGCACTAAGTTCAGTTTTGCCCTGGTTTATCCTGATATGCGAAGCCCTATGTATAGGTACACTGTTAACACaggcatttttttagcatttgTTAATAAGTGTATTTTTAGGATGCGAGAAATCGGTTCGACAACCACCGGGATAAAGGGTCCAGATGACCTTAAAACTTTAGGGAACTATAGGATAAC from the Anthonomus grandis grandis chromosome 10, icAntGran1.3, whole genome shotgun sequence genome contains:
- the LOC126741103 gene encoding bumetanide-sensitive sodium-(potassium)-chloride cotransporter, translated to MDKMDTRFASKPHQYYENAGFQMQENGGGAQKNRPSAVDNDKRRRKSIVQITKEVLPRIENYRNSRRAVRRPSLGELHGSDEYNKEKNNENVDQKDQTVTSQDGIKLGWIQGVLIPCLLNIFGVMLFLRLSWIVSEAGTGLSLIIILISAVVCVITTLSLSAICTNGEVKGGGIYYIISRSLGPEFGASVGIVFAFANAVSASMNTIGFCNSLSALLRIYGYSMFGSDINDARVIGTVATLVMIAICAIGMEWESKAQNFLIAIIVAAMADFLVGTIMGPTTELQQAQGFTGFNATVWQQNWYPEYRKWNGQEYDFFQVFAIFFPSVTGIQAGANISGDLKDPASAIPKGTLLSLLITMTSYAVFMLFAGGAAIRDASGNITDLHSGNLTGCVNFENPEDGCKYGIFSSDQMMTIMSAWWPLIYAGCWAACLSTALTNLLSVPRLIQALGIDQIYPGLIFFSKGYGKHGEPYRGYLLTFLVAEAFLLIGELNDIAKLISNFYLASYALINFCTFHAALVKPLGWRPTFKYYNTWLSLFGFIACVVIMFLINWITSLITFIVILGLYLVVVYRNPDVNWGSSTQAQTYKTALLTAQKLINVGEHVKNYKPQVLVLCGRPKHRPSLMDFANLVTKNHSLLIVGDIIEESMNHKQRSQRVADGYAFLKSNKIKAFYAVVDNMEFETGATGLMQMSGIGKLTPNVLMMGYKNEWTGCSDEQLLAYFNILHAAFDHHLAVAILRVQGGLDYSSLTDIDDYNSENSMTPSNPRMSSLRTSPSSNLMMHSDSNLSLEVAVTEESGENATKETRMVNIDDATNEDTALSDKEKKKKAASVKLEVVLGMSNEELLHVEDMNIFRRKQGKGFIDVYWLYDDGGLTMLLPYIISTRKDWSSCKLRVYGLASNKNDLALEERNMAHLLTKFRLNYAALKMISVNDKPKQETIDLFNNIVEEFRKKEHTNECQITDAELSNFQEKTHRQLRLRELMLENSNDANLIVMSLPMPRKGSISAPLYMSWLEVLSKDMPPFLLIRGNQQSVLTYYS
- the LOC126741116 gene encoding histone deacetylase complex subunit SAP18, producing MAGVDVIVEEKKEDSVDRQKICPFLLRVFVSSTGQHHKQTEYHRGNTPNNELQIYTWKDATLHELTQLVKEVNPEARRKGTKFSFALVYPDMRSPMYRMREIGSTTTGIKGPDDLKTLGNYRITIGDYMDIAITSPDNWNSGRTKGFAGGRARPY